The proteins below come from a single Kosakonia sp. SMBL-WEM22 genomic window:
- a CDS encoding peroxiredoxin — protein sequence MTPMKKLFLSLSAAALLNIASAQAALPTGSQAPDFQLQGALAGKPLTFSLKQALQKGPVVLYFFPAAFSKGCTIEAHAFAEATDDFKKLGATVIGVTAGNTDQVDAFSKEECRDKFTVAADPGAKVAAQYDTLMEMKGKTLSDRTSYVIAPDGKILLSYTDRNPETHIQKTMDAVKQYAKDHS from the coding sequence ATGACCCCGATGAAAAAACTCTTTTTGAGCCTCTCTGCCGCAGCTTTGCTGAATATTGCCAGCGCCCAGGCGGCGTTACCTACCGGTTCGCAGGCACCCGATTTCCAGCTTCAGGGTGCGCTGGCGGGAAAACCGCTCACCTTTTCACTGAAACAGGCGCTGCAAAAAGGGCCGGTGGTGCTCTACTTCTTCCCGGCAGCATTCAGTAAAGGGTGCACCATTGAAGCCCACGCCTTTGCCGAAGCGACAGATGATTTTAAAAAGCTTGGCGCGACGGTGATTGGCGTTACCGCCGGTAATACCGATCAGGTGGATGCCTTCTCTAAAGAGGAGTGCCGCGACAAATTTACCGTTGCCGCCGATCCGGGCGCGAAAGTGGCCGCGCAATACGACACGCTGATGGAAATGAAGGGCAAAACCCTTTCCGATCGCACCTCTTACGTTATCGCGCCGGATGGCAAGATCCTGTTGAGCTACACTGACAGAAACCCGGAAACGCATATCCAGAAAACGATGGACGCGGTGAAACAGTATGCGAAAGATCATTCGTAA
- a CDS encoding cytochrome c biogenesis protein CcdA, which produces MLTAMLAAFVGGIILNFMPCVFPIISLKALGLLRHTGDLRQTRREGLGFLLGTVATMLILAGILLALRAGGSAVGWGFQLQSPLVIAALALIVLAAALNLLGVFEVGLSVQRAGEIRVERGAFIRAALTGALSIIVATPCAAPFMAGAIGYALVQPPAVALAIFFALALGFAAPFSLISLFPALGKWLPRPGAWMNTLKRGLAFPMFGAFGWLVWVLAQQAGNTALAAIIAASVVMSFAAWLYGMAQQRRFAGRGHKGLFAATALLIVAAIAPLPTVVNNGAMLASSQVEETSWSPQKVAENRGHGKAIFVNFTASWCITCQVNEKTSLSTQAVKTALAKSGTLYMVADSTKFNADIDDALNELGQGSLPLYVVYPADGGAPTILPQVLTPAIVVNALNAASGKKT; this is translated from the coding sequence ATGTTAACCGCCATGCTCGCCGCCTTTGTAGGCGGCATTATTCTCAACTTTATGCCCTGCGTATTTCCGATTATCTCACTGAAAGCGCTCGGCCTGCTGCGCCATACCGGGGATCTCAGGCAAACCCGCCGCGAAGGGCTGGGATTTTTGCTCGGTACGGTGGCGACCATGCTGATCCTCGCCGGGATCCTGCTTGCGCTGCGCGCCGGCGGCAGCGCCGTGGGCTGGGGTTTTCAGTTGCAATCGCCACTGGTTATCGCCGCGCTGGCGCTGATTGTGCTGGCGGCAGCGCTCAACCTGCTCGGCGTGTTTGAAGTGGGCCTCTCCGTGCAGCGGGCCGGGGAGATCCGCGTTGAACGCGGGGCGTTTATCCGTGCGGCGCTGACCGGCGCACTCTCTATTATTGTCGCCACGCCCTGCGCTGCGCCGTTTATGGCAGGGGCAATTGGCTATGCGCTGGTGCAGCCCCCCGCCGTCGCGCTGGCAATCTTCTTCGCCCTTGCGCTCGGCTTTGCCGCACCGTTTAGCCTGATTTCGCTCTTCCCCGCCCTCGGTAAATGGCTGCCGCGCCCCGGCGCGTGGATGAATACCCTGAAACGCGGGCTGGCCTTTCCGATGTTTGGCGCATTTGGCTGGCTGGTGTGGGTGCTGGCGCAGCAGGCAGGCAACACGGCGCTGGCAGCAATCATTGCCGCCTCGGTGGTGATGAGCTTCGCCGCCTGGCTCTATGGCATGGCGCAGCAGCGCCGCTTCGCCGGACGTGGTCATAAAGGGTTGTTCGCTGCTACCGCACTGCTGATAGTCGCCGCTATCGCGCCTCTACCAACGGTAGTGAACAACGGCGCGATGCTCGCCTCTTCGCAGGTTGAGGAGACCAGCTGGTCGCCGCAAAAAGTGGCGGAGAATCGCGGGCACGGAAAAGCGATCTTCGTTAACTTCACCGCCTCCTGGTGCATTACTTGCCAGGTGAATGAGAAGACCTCGCTCTCAACTCAGGCGGTTAAAACGGCGCTGGCGAAGAGTGGCACGCTCTATATGGTGGCGGACTCGACGAAATTTAACGCCGATATTGATGATGCGCTCAACGAGCTCGGCCAGGGTAGCCTGCCACTCTATGTTGTCTACCCGGCGGATGGCGGCGCGCCGACTATTCTGCCGCAGGTCTTAACCCCCGCGATTGTGGTCAATGCCCTGAACGCAGCGAGTGGCAAAAAAACCTAA
- a CDS encoding sigma-70 family RNA polymerase sigma factor, giving the protein MEKEEAAREEWPHLMLLAQEGDSQAYTRLLKALVPVIRTLARKQVADDELVEDVIQDVLLTLHRVRHTYDPAAPFLPWLMAIAHARTVDALRKRGRHQQREVADELLPELVASSPTLHEEELAALLAHLPARQREVIEHFHLREMSLAETATRHNLTVSAVKSLLHRALNNLRRLGALHGRS; this is encoded by the coding sequence ATGGAAAAAGAGGAGGCAGCGCGGGAAGAGTGGCCGCACCTGATGCTTCTGGCGCAGGAAGGTGACAGCCAGGCCTATACCCGCCTGCTCAAAGCGCTGGTGCCGGTTATCCGCACGCTTGCGCGTAAGCAGGTAGCCGATGACGAGCTGGTCGAGGATGTGATTCAGGATGTGCTGCTGACCCTGCACCGGGTTCGCCACACCTACGATCCCGCTGCGCCCTTTTTACCGTGGCTGATGGCGATTGCCCATGCCCGCACAGTGGATGCGCTGCGAAAACGCGGCCGTCATCAACAGCGTGAAGTCGCGGATGAACTGCTACCGGAGCTGGTTGCCAGCTCACCCACTCTGCACGAGGAGGAGCTGGCGGCGCTGCTCGCCCACCTCCCGGCGCGCCAACGGGAGGTAATTGAGCATTTTCACCTGCGCGAAATGAGTCTTGCTGAAACCGCGACGCGGCACAATCTGACGGTCTCCGCCGTCAAATCGCTGCTGCATCGCGCCCTGAATAATCTTCGTCGGTTAGGAGCCCTTCATGGCCGATCATGA
- a CDS encoding NrsF family protein yields MADHEWLIEKLGRSAEPVKRPWPSGWRVASWLALALPCGVIVSLLLNRTPTDWSHAGAAWAMLQLLLTFATGTLAIRNAFLLSIAGQRPLGWGWFVPLVSLWLATTFLNLHLHRAPASGGIEGPNCYLFMLAVSVPMGAIVVGYLRRTRTLFPTRSLGAAGAGVACMALSLLSLCHPTHISAADLLMHIAAVSTIVLLTIVLGYRWVSLP; encoded by the coding sequence ATGGCCGATCATGAGTGGTTAATTGAGAAACTTGGCCGTTCGGCAGAGCCGGTAAAACGGCCATGGCCCAGCGGCTGGCGGGTGGCAAGCTGGCTGGCGCTGGCGCTGCCGTGCGGGGTGATAGTCAGCCTGCTGCTAAACCGAACGCCGACCGACTGGTCGCACGCAGGCGCTGCGTGGGCGATGCTGCAACTGCTGCTCACCTTTGCCACCGGCACACTGGCGATCCGCAACGCCTTTCTGCTCAGTATTGCCGGGCAGCGCCCGCTCGGCTGGGGCTGGTTTGTGCCGCTGGTCAGCCTCTGGCTGGCAACAACGTTTTTGAATCTGCACCTGCATCGCGCTCCGGCAAGCGGCGGGATCGAAGGGCCAAACTGCTACCTCTTTATGCTGGCGGTGAGCGTGCCAATGGGGGCAATAGTGGTCGGTTACCTGCGCCGCACCCGCACGCTCTTTCCCACCCGCAGCCTTGGCGCCGCGGGTGCAGGGGTCGCCTGTATGGCGCTCTCCCTGCTCTCGCTCTGCCACCCGACGCACATTAGCGCGGCGGATCTGCTAATGCATATCGCCGCGGTGAGTACCATTGTGCTGCTCACCATTGTGCTCGGTTACCGCTGGGTTTCCCTGCCGTAG
- a CDS encoding ABC transporter ATP-binding protein, producing MIELTVENLHLTYGDNPVLKGVSMDLKRGEVVSLLGPSGSGKTTLLRAVAGLEKPTQGRITIGKNVVYDGTPRSEVPAEERNLGLVFQSYALWPHKTVFENVAYPLKLRKISTQEISQRVQSVLDQLGLGALGQRHPHQLSGGQQQRVAIGRALVYNPPVILLDEPLSNLDAKLREEARVFLRELIVKLGLSALMVTHDQNEAMAISDRILLLNNGVIEQQGTPQEMYSKPSTLFTAEFMGSNNRLHGKVTELSNGRARIEGAQWALWGVAGPGVSVGQEATAVIRVESLRLTETPQDNSLDLPMLTSMYLGDRWEYLFRTPVDDYVVRVYGTQPRGAQNYRVVLPADQLWIFPKK from the coding sequence ATGATTGAGCTAACGGTAGAGAACTTACACCTGACCTACGGCGACAACCCGGTGTTAAAGGGCGTGTCGATGGATCTCAAACGTGGCGAAGTGGTCTCCCTGCTTGGCCCTTCCGGCAGCGGAAAAACCACGCTGCTGCGCGCCGTCGCCGGGCTGGAGAAGCCCACTCAGGGGCGCATCACCATTGGCAAAAATGTGGTTTACGACGGCACACCGCGCAGCGAAGTGCCGGCGGAGGAGCGTAACCTCGGGCTGGTGTTCCAGTCCTACGCCCTGTGGCCGCACAAAACCGTGTTTGAGAATGTCGCCTACCCGCTAAAACTGCGCAAAATCTCCACTCAAGAGATTAGCCAGCGGGTGCAGAGCGTGCTCGATCAGCTTGGCCTCGGCGCGCTCGGCCAGCGCCACCCGCACCAGCTTTCGGGCGGCCAGCAGCAGCGTGTCGCCATTGGCCGCGCGCTGGTCTATAACCCGCCGGTGATCCTGCTTGATGAACCGCTCTCCAACCTCGACGCCAAGCTGCGCGAAGAGGCACGCGTCTTCCTTCGCGAGTTGATCGTCAAGCTCGGGCTGTCGGCGCTGATGGTGACCCACGATCAGAATGAGGCGATGGCGATTTCCGATCGCATTCTGCTGCTCAACAATGGGGTGATTGAGCAGCAGGGCACGCCGCAGGAGATGTACAGCAAGCCTTCCACACTCTTTACCGCCGAGTTTATGGGCAGCAACAACCGCCTGCATGGCAAGGTGACGGAACTCTCCAATGGGCGGGCCCGCATTGAAGGCGCGCAGTGGGCGCTGTGGGGCGTGGCCGGTCCGGGCGTGAGCGTCGGGCAGGAAGCGACGGCGGTGATCCGCGTGGAGAGCCTGCGGCTAACCGAGACGCCGCAGGACAACTCGCTGGATCTGCCGATGCTCACCAGCATGTATCTTGGCGACCGCTGGGAGTACCTCTTCCGCACGCCGGTCGATGATTATGTGGTGCGCGTCTATGGCACGCAGCCGCGGGGAGCGCAAAACTACCGCGTAGTGCTGCCTGCCGATCAGCTGTGGATCTTCCCGAAAAAGTGA
- a CDS encoding iron ABC transporter permease, which translates to MNIVRRKWQGLPRGVTVLITALVIYVPLLFIVVQSFLSAPFFSRSKELSLESFAFIFTDPDFYLALKSGFILAFGLVFIAIPLGGILAFLMVRTDLPGRRFIEPLILVPIFVSPMVLGFGYVVSAGPVGFLSQWAQQLLGFVPWNIYSMFSIVVIAGLTHVPHAYLYISSALRSVGSDVEEAARTVGASPLQVMTSVSLPMVRPSILYACVLLFFLGLEVFGLMLVLGDPEGNMVLATYLYKLTNKLGTPSYHLMAAVAVVLICITIPLVMLQRRLMRTANRFVTMKGKASQARALPLGKWRWVAGAVVVAWLTVTIGVPLLGVVLRAFISHWGVGVPLWDNVSLETFRNIWQQPNLLRAIVNSMAIGVFGGALAVICYLFVGIAMHRKQDNVTRFLDYSVLVPRAVPGLLAGLAFLWVFLFLPMWLDQSLKNGWLSGLPVSEWLRDNLIVWLRSLRNTIFSVWLAYTVVWMAYGLRLISSTLLQVGPELEEAARSTGATPGQVTRHVTVPLSRYGLIGSWLLMFLIFEREYSTGVYLLSPGTETIGSMLVSLWAAGAIDIVAALSFINILLVVIGLGVALRFGVKLHD; encoded by the coding sequence ATGAATATCGTGCGCAGAAAATGGCAAGGGCTACCGCGCGGCGTAACGGTCCTGATTACCGCCCTGGTGATCTACGTTCCGTTATTATTTATCGTCGTACAGAGTTTTCTTTCAGCGCCTTTCTTCTCCCGCAGTAAGGAGCTGAGCCTCGAATCCTTCGCCTTTATCTTCACCGACCCCGATTTTTACCTCGCCTTAAAGTCCGGCTTTATTCTCGCCTTCGGGCTGGTGTTTATTGCCATTCCGCTCGGTGGCATTCTCGCCTTCTTGATGGTGCGTACCGACCTGCCGGGGCGGCGCTTTATTGAGCCGCTGATCCTGGTGCCCATTTTCGTCTCGCCAATGGTGCTTGGCTTTGGCTATGTCGTCTCTGCCGGGCCGGTGGGCTTTTTGTCACAGTGGGCGCAGCAGCTGCTGGGGTTTGTGCCGTGGAACATCTACTCGATGTTCAGCATTGTGGTTATCGCCGGGCTGACGCACGTCCCGCATGCTTATCTCTATATCTCGTCGGCGCTGCGCAGCGTCGGCTCTGATGTCGAGGAGGCCGCGCGCACGGTGGGCGCGTCGCCTTTACAGGTGATGACCTCCGTCAGCCTGCCGATGGTGCGCCCGTCGATTCTTTACGCCTGCGTACTGCTCTTTTTCCTCGGGCTGGAGGTGTTCGGCCTGATGCTGGTACTCGGCGATCCCGAAGGCAACATGGTGCTGGCGACCTATCTCTATAAATTGACCAACAAGCTCGGCACGCCTTCTTATCACCTGATGGCCGCCGTGGCGGTGGTGCTGATCTGCATCACCATTCCGCTGGTGATGCTGCAACGCCGCTTAATGCGCACCGCGAACCGCTTTGTCACCATGAAAGGCAAAGCGTCGCAGGCGCGCGCGCTGCCGCTGGGCAAATGGCGCTGGGTAGCCGGTGCGGTGGTGGTGGCGTGGCTGACGGTCACTATCGGCGTGCCGCTGCTCGGCGTGGTGCTGCGCGCCTTTATCTCCCATTGGGGAGTTGGCGTTCCGCTGTGGGATAACGTCTCGCTGGAGACCTTCCGTAATATCTGGCAGCAGCCGAACTTGCTGCGCGCGATCGTTAACTCGATGGCGATTGGCGTTTTCGGCGGCGCGCTGGCGGTGATCTGCTATCTGTTTGTCGGCATCGCCATGCACCGTAAGCAGGATAATGTCACCCGGTTCCTCGACTACAGCGTGCTGGTTCCGCGCGCGGTGCCGGGGCTGCTCGCCGGTCTGGCCTTTTTATGGGTCTTCCTCTTCTTACCAATGTGGCTCGATCAATCCCTGAAAAACGGCTGGCTGTCCGGGCTGCCGGTCTCGGAGTGGCTGCGCGATAACCTGATTGTCTGGCTGCGCTCGCTGCGCAACACCATCTTCAGCGTCTGGCTGGCCTACACCGTAGTGTGGATGGCTTATGGCCTGCGCCTTATCTCTTCAACGCTGCTACAAGTCGGGCCGGAGCTGGAAGAGGCGGCGCGCAGCACTGGCGCAACACCGGGGCAGGTGACTCGCCATGTGACGGTGCCGCTGTCGCGCTATGGCCTGATCGGCTCCTGGCTGCTGATGTTTTTGATCTTTGAGCGCGAATACTCCACCGGGGTGTATCTGCTCTCGCCCGGCACGGAAACCATCGGCTCGATGCTGGTGTCGCTGTGGGCGGCGGGCGCTATTGATATTGTCGCGGCCCTCTCGTTTATCAATATTTTGCTGGTGGTCATCGGTCTTGGTGTGGCCCTGCGTTTTGGAGTGAAATTACATGATTGA
- a CDS encoding ABC transporter substrate-binding protein, with the protein MEMKKSVLAGVVAALFSSAALAAVPAGYPADYQKIVDAGTKEGKVVVYSTTDTKAAGPLIKGFEAQYPGIKVEYNDMNSTELYNRYLSEQASGGGSGDVVWSSSMDTALKLATEYADEYASPEQSKLPKWAVWKNKAYGTTYEPVVFIYNKRLIPQGDVPDSHTALAKLIASQTDKFKSKVTTYDIEKSGLGFMLAVEDSKHDKEYFTHLADIAKGGLTVQSSTGTMMERVSSGENLVGYNILGSYAEARAKADKSLGVSYPKDYVLVLSRVSFISAEAEHSNAAKLWFDYVLSEKGQSILASQADIPSLRNDIEGSNDIDGMTKLLGDALKPIPVDESLLEYLEPKKRLEFIKQWRTAAGK; encoded by the coding sequence ATGGAGATGAAAAAAAGCGTACTGGCGGGCGTAGTAGCGGCTCTCTTTTCCTCTGCCGCTCTCGCAGCTGTCCCTGCAGGCTACCCGGCGGATTATCAGAAAATCGTCGATGCCGGCACCAAAGAGGGCAAAGTGGTGGTCTACTCAACGACCGACACCAAAGCCGCTGGCCCGCTGATCAAAGGGTTTGAAGCGCAATATCCCGGTATCAAAGTTGAATATAACGATATGAACAGCACCGAGCTGTATAACCGTTATCTTAGCGAGCAGGCTTCCGGCGGCGGCAGCGGCGATGTGGTCTGGAGTTCGTCGATGGATACCGCGCTGAAGCTGGCAACGGAGTACGCCGATGAGTATGCCTCCCCTGAACAGAGCAAACTGCCGAAATGGGCGGTCTGGAAAAACAAAGCCTATGGCACCACCTACGAGCCGGTGGTCTTTATCTACAACAAACGCCTGATCCCGCAGGGTGATGTCCCGGATTCCCACACTGCGCTGGCGAAGCTGATTGCCAGCCAGACCGATAAGTTCAAGAGCAAAGTGACCACCTACGATATCGAAAAATCGGGGCTCGGTTTTATGCTCGCCGTTGAAGACAGCAAACACGATAAAGAGTATTTCACCCACCTTGCGGATATCGCCAAAGGCGGCCTGACGGTGCAATCCTCCACCGGCACCATGATGGAGCGCGTCTCCTCCGGTGAAAACCTGGTCGGCTACAACATCCTCGGCTCCTATGCCGAAGCGCGCGCGAAAGCGGATAAATCGTTAGGCGTCTCCTACCCGAAAGATTACGTGCTGGTGCTGTCACGCGTCTCCTTTATCAGCGCCGAAGCGGAGCACAGCAACGCGGCGAAGTTGTGGTTTGACTATGTGCTTTCCGAGAAAGGGCAGAGCATTCTGGCAAGCCAGGCAGATATCCCCTCCCTGCGTAACGATATTGAAGGCAGCAACGATATCGACGGCATGACCAAACTGCTCGGCGACGCGCTGAAACCGATCCCGGTTGATGAGTCGCTGCTTGAGTACCTGGAGCCGAAAAAGCGTCTCGAATTTATTAAACAGTGGCGCACCGCCGCCGGGAAATAG
- a CDS encoding DUF3592 domain-containing protein: MSFDWIYLAYLFFFCMAIGMLRLAWSMVMPGIRQYRMESAVRKTGIGVNADIIHRRKTDLIDGEMPVYQLTFAFTTQQGVEVRATLERPLDMDGFARYAPGNSVALKYDPQNPQRIALYPNDRPLILGE, translated from the coding sequence ATGTCGTTTGACTGGATCTATCTGGCCTATCTTTTTTTCTTCTGTATGGCTATCGGTATGCTTCGCTTAGCCTGGTCAATGGTCATGCCCGGCATTCGCCAGTACCGGATGGAGTCTGCGGTGCGCAAAACGGGCATTGGCGTGAATGCGGATATCATTCATCGCCGCAAAACCGATCTTATTGATGGCGAAATGCCGGTTTATCAGCTGACCTTCGCATTCACTACCCAGCAAGGTGTTGAAGTCCGGGCGACTCTGGAGAGGCCGCTAGATATGGATGGCTTTGCGCGTTACGCGCCTGGAAACAGCGTGGCGCTGAAATATGATCCGCAAAATCCGCAGCGCATCGCCCTCTATCCGAACGATCGCCCCCTTATCCTCGGCGAGTAA
- a CDS encoding DUF3592 domain-containing protein: MEFHWIYLIFLFSFLFMVFVLKDIYASFGSYIRQMIVEAKVWKTGIAVNADIIARSRTGLFDANIPVYRLTFKFTTLEGVEVESTLRRSLDAEGVMRYAPGNGATLKYDPKNPKRIAMDDKDRPLILGD; this comes from the coding sequence ATGGAATTTCATTGGATATATCTGATCTTTCTCTTCTCTTTTCTGTTTATGGTATTTGTACTGAAAGATATTTACGCCTCCTTTGGCTCCTATATTCGCCAGATGATTGTTGAGGCCAAAGTCTGGAAAACGGGTATTGCGGTGAATGCTGATATCATCGCCCGCAGCCGGACAGGATTATTTGATGCCAATATTCCCGTTTATCGATTGACGTTCAAATTTACAACCCTTGAAGGTGTTGAAGTTGAGTCCACTTTACGGCGTTCGCTTGATGCCGAAGGCGTTATGCGTTACGCCCCGGGCAACGGCGCGACACTGAAATACGATCCGAAAAATCCAAAGCGCATTGCGATGGATGATAAGGACAGGCCACTGATTTTAGGTGATTAA
- a CDS encoding aminoimidazole riboside kinase: MSARVWCLGDAVVDLLPQGDACLMQCPGGAPANVAVGIARLQGNSGFIGRVGDDPFGHFMRQTLAKEQVDTAWMRADAQHRTSTVVVALDEEGERSFTFMVRPSADLFLAEADLPPFARGEWLHCCSIALAAEPSRSTTFSAMERVRGAGGFVSFDPNIRHDLWADSAQLRHCIERALVLADVVKLSEEELAFIADAPAEEVSLPELASRYGITLLLVTQGKAGVKACLNGKCYHYPTLPVISVDTTGAGDAFVAGLLWGLAQHGLPDSEPQLAARLASAQICGALATTAKGAMTALPWRHQLEEQLA, encoded by the coding sequence ATGTCAGCTCGAGTCTGGTGTCTGGGTGACGCCGTGGTGGATCTGTTACCGCAAGGCGACGCCTGCCTGATGCAGTGCCCCGGCGGCGCACCGGCCAATGTGGCGGTCGGCATTGCGCGCCTGCAGGGCAATAGCGGTTTTATTGGTCGCGTCGGCGACGATCCCTTCGGTCACTTTATGCGCCAGACGCTGGCGAAAGAGCAGGTCGACACCGCCTGGATGCGCGCCGATGCGCAGCACCGCACCTCCACCGTAGTAGTGGCGCTGGATGAAGAGGGTGAGCGCTCATTTACCTTTATGGTGCGCCCGAGCGCCGACCTGTTCCTCGCTGAAGCGGATCTGCCGCCGTTTGCCCGCGGTGAATGGCTGCACTGCTGCTCCATTGCGCTGGCGGCAGAGCCGTCGCGCTCCACCACCTTCAGCGCCATGGAGCGGGTGCGCGGCGCGGGCGGGTTTGTCAGCTTCGACCCCAATATTCGCCACGATTTATGGGCCGACAGCGCGCAGCTTCGCCACTGCATCGAGCGCGCGCTGGTGCTGGCAGATGTGGTGAAACTCTCGGAAGAGGAGCTGGCCTTTATCGCCGACGCACCTGCTGAGGAGGTGAGCCTGCCCGAACTGGCTTCGCGTTATGGCATCACCCTGCTGCTGGTCACCCAGGGCAAAGCCGGGGTGAAAGCCTGCCTGAACGGCAAGTGCTACCACTACCCGACGCTGCCGGTGATAAGCGTCGATACCACCGGCGCGGGCGACGCCTTTGTCGCCGGCCTGCTGTGGGGGCTGGCGCAGCACGGCCTGCCCGATAGCGAACCGCAGCTGGCCGCGCGGCTGGCGAGCGCGCAGATTTGCGGCGCGCTGGCAACCACCGCTAAAGGGGCGATGACTGCCCTGCCCTGGCGCCACCAGCTTGAGGAGCAACTCGCCTGA
- a CDS encoding carbohydrate porin, with the protein MKKSTLAIALGLILSAGAAQAADPSMSSIEARLAALEQRLQAAEQRANAAESRAQAAEKQAQQLAAAQQKTDTTTTQVEQRTAKLEQKASDEGGFEFHGYARSGLLMSDSASKTQGGPTVTPAGETGGHVGRLGNEPDTYVEMNLEHKQTLANGATTRFKVMLADGQRTYNDWTASSSDLNLRQAFTEIGHLPSFTGAFKDSTVWAGKRFDRDNFDIHWIDSDVVFLAGTGAGVYDMKWSDEARSNLSLYGRTFGDIENSENSAQNYILSLNNYYGPLQLMVSGMRAKDNDDRLDLEGNKVKSDAADNGVHALLGLHNDSFYGLREGSAKTALLYGHGLGAEVKAIGSDGALLSQADTWRLASYGITPLGGGWHIAPAVLAQSSKDRYVKGDSYQWATANVRLIQGLTENFEMQYEGTYQYMDLRPEGYNSRNNVSGSFYKLTVAPTLKASDVGEFLKRPEIRLFATWMDWDHRLDNYAGDDAFGSAGFKAGGEWNFGVQMETWF; encoded by the coding sequence ATGAAAAAAAGCACGCTCGCCATAGCCCTTGGTCTTATTCTCAGCGCGGGAGCGGCACAGGCCGCCGACCCGAGCATGAGCAGCATTGAAGCACGTCTTGCCGCACTCGAGCAGCGCTTACAGGCCGCTGAACAGCGCGCTAATGCCGCCGAAAGCCGCGCGCAGGCTGCGGAAAAACAGGCCCAGCAGTTGGCGGCCGCACAACAAAAAACCGACACCACTACCACGCAAGTTGAGCAGCGCACCGCCAAACTGGAGCAGAAAGCCAGCGATGAAGGCGGCTTTGAGTTCCACGGCTATGCCCGCTCCGGCCTGCTGATGAGCGACTCGGCGAGCAAAACTCAGGGCGGCCCAACCGTGACGCCAGCCGGTGAGACCGGCGGCCACGTCGGTCGTCTGGGTAACGAACCGGATACCTATGTCGAGATGAACCTCGAACATAAACAGACCCTCGCCAACGGCGCGACCACCCGATTCAAAGTGATGCTCGCCGACGGCCAGCGCACCTATAACGACTGGACCGCCTCCAGTAGCGATCTCAACCTGCGCCAGGCCTTTACGGAGATCGGCCATCTGCCGAGCTTTACCGGCGCGTTCAAAGACTCCACCGTCTGGGCCGGGAAACGCTTCGACCGCGATAACTTCGATATCCACTGGATCGACTCCGATGTGGTGTTCCTCGCCGGGACCGGTGCCGGGGTGTACGACATGAAGTGGAGCGACGAGGCACGCAGCAACCTCTCCCTCTATGGCCGCACCTTTGGCGATATCGAAAACAGTGAAAACAGCGCGCAGAACTACATCCTCTCCCTGAACAACTACTACGGCCCACTGCAGCTGATGGTCAGCGGCATGCGCGCGAAGGATAATGACGACCGCCTCGATCTGGAAGGCAACAAAGTGAAGAGCGACGCGGCGGATAACGGCGTTCACGCCCTGCTCGGCCTGCATAACGACAGCTTCTACGGCCTGCGTGAAGGGTCAGCAAAAACCGCGCTGCTCTACGGTCACGGCCTCGGTGCGGAAGTGAAAGCCATCGGCTCCGACGGCGCGCTGCTGTCACAGGCTGATACCTGGCGCCTGGCGAGCTACGGCATTACGCCGCTCGGCGGCGGCTGGCATATCGCCCCGGCGGTGCTGGCGCAGAGCAGTAAAGATCGTTACGTCAAAGGCGACAGCTACCAGTGGGCGACCGCCAACGTGCGCCTGATTCAGGGGCTGACGGAAAACTTTGAAATGCAGTATGAAGGGACCTATCAGTACATGGATCTGCGCCCGGAAGGGTACAACAGCCGCAATAACGTGAGCGGTAGCTTCTACAAACTGACCGTTGCGCCGACGCTGAAAGCGAGCGATGTCGGCGAATTCCTGAAACGCCCGGAAATCCGCCTGTTTGCCACCTGGATGGACTGGGATCACCGGCTGGATAACTACGCCGGGGATGACGCCTTCGGCAGCGCTGGCTTCAAGGCCGGCGGCGAGTGGAACTTCGGCGTACAGATGGAAACCTGGTTCTGA